From the genome of Streptacidiphilus rugosus AM-16, one region includes:
- a CDS encoding SDR family NAD(P)-dependent oxidoreductase, with product MGTERTEHTEETGRVVIVSGASSGIGEATAAHFAAAGDHVVNLDLRAPATGAPGQWLEVDVADWSGVEQAVERVHAEHGRLDVVIANAGISLRHGVLDITEAEARRTLEVNLLGVLALWRAAAERMLARRKGVLLATASVNGTRGYPLYADYNASKAGVASLCQTFALELAPWIRTACVTPGAVLTPMQRAEYTDEMLAEVNACIPLGRHADPAEIAAAFHFLASDRARFITGQEFVVDGGETAGATTAFLALADKSAQPDPSR from the coding sequence ATGGGCACGGAACGGACCGAACACACCGAGGAGACCGGACGCGTCGTCATCGTCTCGGGTGCCTCCAGCGGCATCGGCGAGGCGACCGCGGCCCACTTCGCCGCGGCCGGGGACCACGTGGTCAATCTGGACCTGCGCGCCCCGGCCACCGGGGCGCCGGGTCAGTGGCTGGAGGTGGACGTCGCCGACTGGTCCGGTGTGGAGCAGGCCGTCGAGCGGGTCCACGCGGAGCACGGCCGCCTCGACGTCGTCATCGCCAACGCCGGCATCAGCCTGCGGCACGGGGTGCTCGACATCACCGAGGCCGAGGCGCGGCGCACGCTGGAGGTCAACCTCCTCGGCGTGCTGGCACTGTGGCGCGCCGCCGCGGAGCGGATGCTGGCGCGCCGCAAGGGCGTGCTGCTGGCGACCGCCTCGGTGAACGGCACCCGCGGCTACCCGCTCTACGCCGACTACAACGCCTCCAAGGCGGGCGTCGCCTCGCTGTGCCAGACCTTCGCGCTGGAGCTGGCCCCGTGGATCCGCACGGCCTGCGTCACGCCCGGCGCGGTGCTGACGCCGATGCAGCGGGCCGAGTACACCGACGAGATGCTCGCCGAGGTCAACGCCTGCATCCCGCTCGGCCGCCACGCCGACCCCGCCGAGATCGCCGCCGCGTTCCACTTCCTCGCCTCGGACCGGGCCCGGTTCATCACCGGACAGGAGTTCGTGGTCGACGGCGGCGAGACGGCCGGCGCCACCACCGCGTTCCTGGCCCTGGCGGACAAGTCCGCGCAGCCCGATCCGTCCCGCTGA
- a CDS encoding cytochrome P450: MPTAVRPSLDPDTLDDVDLADPAVHAEHDLSALWRHLRTEEPVYRHPETGGRPGFWVLTRHADVAAVLRDSARFTSERGNVLDTLLTGGDSAAGKMLAVTDGEPHRDLRTVLLKSFTPRALAPVIESVRRSTRQLLEEALGRGDCDFAREVAANIPIAAICDLLGVPAKDRAYILALTSSALGSDHGLPTEADTWTAKNDILLYFAELAADRREKPLDDVVSLLVSDAFGDRPLTHDEVVFNCYSLLLGGDETTRLSMIGAIEALIEHPDQWAALRSGAVSVESATEEVLRWTTPALHSGRTATEDLLLEGEFVEEGDVVTVWTASANRDEAVFDRPEVFDLARSGNRHLSFAYGAHFCLGAYLARAEIGAVLEGVRAMASELSFAGPSSRVYSNFLSGLSQLPVSVSLDPRYRPAER; this comes from the coding sequence ATGCCCACAGCCGTCCGCCCGTCCCTCGACCCCGACACGCTCGACGACGTCGACCTGGCCGACCCGGCCGTCCACGCGGAGCACGACCTGTCCGCGCTCTGGCGCCACCTGCGCACCGAGGAACCGGTGTACCGGCATCCGGAGACCGGCGGACGCCCGGGCTTCTGGGTGCTGACCCGGCACGCCGACGTCGCCGCGGTCCTGCGCGACAGCGCCCGCTTCACCTCCGAGCGCGGGAACGTGCTCGACACGCTGCTGACCGGGGGCGACTCTGCCGCCGGCAAGATGCTCGCCGTCACCGACGGCGAACCGCACCGGGACCTGCGCACCGTGCTGCTCAAGTCGTTCACCCCGCGCGCCCTGGCCCCGGTCATCGAGAGCGTCCGGCGCAGCACCCGGCAACTGCTGGAGGAGGCGCTCGGCCGCGGCGACTGCGACTTCGCCCGCGAGGTCGCCGCCAACATCCCGATCGCAGCCATCTGCGACCTGCTCGGTGTGCCGGCCAAGGACCGCGCCTACATCCTCGCCCTGACCTCGTCGGCGCTCGGCTCCGACCACGGCCTGCCGACCGAGGCCGACACCTGGACGGCGAAGAACGACATCCTGCTCTACTTCGCCGAACTCGCCGCGGACCGCCGCGAGAAACCGCTGGACGACGTCGTCAGCCTGCTGGTCTCCGACGCGTTCGGGGACCGTCCGCTCACCCACGACGAGGTGGTCTTCAACTGCTACAGCCTGCTGCTGGGCGGTGACGAGACCACCAGACTGTCGATGATCGGCGCGATCGAGGCGCTGATCGAGCATCCGGACCAGTGGGCGGCGCTGCGGTCGGGCGCGGTCTCCGTCGAGTCCGCGACCGAGGAGGTCCTGCGCTGGACCACCCCGGCGCTGCACTCGGGGCGCACCGCCACCGAGGACCTGCTGCTGGAAGGGGAGTTCGTCGAGGAGGGCGACGTCGTCACGGTCTGGACCGCGTCCGCCAACCGCGACGAGGCCGTCTTCGACCGCCCCGAGGTGTTCGACCTCGCCCGCTCCGGCAACCGGCATCTGAGCTTCGCCTACGGCGCGCACTTCTGCCTGGGCGCCTATCTGGCCCGCGCGGAGATCGGCGCGGTGCTTGAAGGCGTGCGCGCGATGGCCTCCGAGCTGTCCTTCGCGGGCCCTTCCAGCCGCGTCTACTCGAACTTCCTCAGCGGGCTCTCCCAGCTGCCCGTCTCGGTGTCCCTCGACCCCCGGTACCGACCCGCAGAGCGCTAG
- a CDS encoding acyl carrier protein, with translation MTDIATQDQIGADEVPDLLVTLVELIAPQREGEVTLDQTLIGDLGYHSIALAELGFTVEDLFRFETLTPETAMSLERVGDIVELVGKHVADGTANLPEVAEVDAICARYGTGWPAPAA, from the coding sequence ATGACCGACATCGCCACGCAGGACCAGATCGGCGCCGACGAGGTCCCCGACCTGCTCGTCACCCTGGTCGAGCTGATCGCGCCGCAGCGGGAGGGCGAGGTGACGCTGGACCAGACGCTGATCGGCGACCTCGGCTACCACTCCATCGCGCTGGCGGAGCTGGGCTTCACCGTCGAGGACCTGTTCCGGTTCGAGACGCTCACCCCGGAGACCGCGATGTCGCTGGAGCGGGTCGGCGACATCGTCGAACTGGTCGGCAAGCACGTCGCGGACGGCACGGCCAACCTGCCTGAGGTGGCCGAGGTCGACGCGATCTGCGCCCGCTACGGCACCGGCTGGCCGGCCCCCGCGGCCTGA
- a CDS encoding MFS transporter — translation MSENAVPPPAASLWRNRDYMSWWTSETVSAVGTSMSTIAFPLVVLYADGSAAHAGVIAATGMVGLLLTTLWGGALADRVSRKALMLVGPLVQALAMAAAALLIHGHHTNVALLAATAGVGGLAAGVAKGATTPALRRIVPKEQLSQATGQELGRDMVAELIGAPLGGVLFSVARWFPFAADAVSFLVAAVGAASIRRPLGPDRGDEERAGVLADIREGFRYVRSQPFLRFVVVWASLLNMLAQAFVLVFIALVRHRGGGPVAVGTVNSIALIGGVAGSVLGPLLQSRLRATTVLRAGIWGFAASFAVVAVVPSWWEIGVVLAFAMVAVVPLNVVVETYVVRLVPDALSGRVAAVNRFGAQGLAWIGPLLAGGLASGLGAPGAALALAGLTVPLALAVHLTRALGVLDRPAEELDELPELLVEQPLVPSE, via the coding sequence GTGAGTGAGAACGCCGTGCCGCCCCCCGCCGCCTCGCTGTGGCGCAACCGGGACTACATGAGCTGGTGGACCAGCGAGACCGTCTCGGCCGTCGGCACGAGCATGTCCACCATCGCGTTTCCGCTGGTCGTGCTCTACGCCGACGGCTCCGCGGCGCACGCGGGCGTCATCGCCGCCACCGGGATGGTCGGCCTGCTGCTGACCACCCTGTGGGGCGGCGCGCTCGCCGACCGGGTCAGCCGGAAGGCGCTGATGCTCGTCGGCCCGCTGGTGCAGGCGCTGGCCATGGCCGCGGCCGCGCTGCTGATCCACGGGCACCACACGAACGTCGCCCTGCTCGCCGCCACCGCGGGCGTCGGCGGACTGGCCGCGGGGGTCGCCAAGGGCGCCACCACACCGGCGCTGCGCAGGATCGTGCCCAAGGAGCAGCTGAGCCAGGCCACCGGCCAGGAGCTGGGCCGGGACATGGTGGCGGAGCTGATCGGGGCTCCGCTGGGCGGTGTGCTGTTCTCGGTGGCCCGCTGGTTCCCGTTCGCCGCGGACGCCGTCTCGTTCCTGGTCGCGGCCGTGGGCGCGGCGTCGATCAGGCGCCCGCTGGGACCGGACCGCGGGGACGAGGAGCGGGCCGGCGTGCTCGCCGACATCCGCGAGGGTTTCCGCTATGTGCGCAGCCAGCCGTTCCTGCGCTTCGTGGTCGTCTGGGCCTCGTTGCTGAACATGCTCGCCCAGGCCTTCGTGCTGGTCTTCATCGCGCTGGTGCGGCACCGCGGCGGCGGGCCGGTCGCGGTCGGCACGGTCAACTCGATCGCGCTGATCGGCGGCGTGGCCGGATCGGTGCTCGGGCCGCTGCTGCAGTCCAGGCTCCGCGCCACCACGGTGCTGCGGGCCGGCATCTGGGGCTTCGCGGCCTCCTTCGCCGTGGTCGCCGTGGTGCCGTCCTGGTGGGAGATCGGCGTGGTCCTGGCCTTCGCGATGGTGGCCGTCGTCCCGCTCAACGTGGTCGTGGAGACCTATGTGGTGCGGCTGGTGCCGGACGCCCTGAGCGGGCGCGTCGCGGCCGTCAACCGCTTCGGCGCGCAGGGGCTGGCCTGGATCGGACCGCTGCTGGCCGGCGGACTGGCGAGCGGCCTCGGCGCGCCCGGCGCGGCCCTGGCGCTCGCCGGCTTGACCGTGCCGCTCGCGCTGGCCGTGCACCTGACCCGCGCGCTGGGCGTCCTGGACCGGCCCGCCGAGGAGCTCGACGAACTGCCCGAGCTGCTGGTCGAGCAGCCCTTGGTCCCGTCCGAGTAG
- a CDS encoding ferritin-like domain-containing protein — MTAQDATAGEAQENTSPLFTLDRTREHLMAVDATIKSCLNWNYGARDNRVWSLYEKNKAAQWNAATDIDWSHDVRFGEEFSGANGAGVASFVVGNDSPVPPSMLTAFRWEYQAWMVNQFLHGEQGALVTTARLVETVPDLESKVYAASQVADEARHVEAYAQYIDTKLQVTYPVNPGLRALLVELLSESRWDVVYLGMQVIVEGLALAATRLASSGFGDPIITSITRMIAKDEARHVGFGVVALGGMYGQMTSAELAEREAFLLEAVHLMSRRFLIREVWERLDLDVEKGIHFAFHDPMMFGYRQLLFQQVIHVLRQLGLLTPKLRDLFLSERLARPEVFRTVA; from the coding sequence ATGACCGCCCAGGACGCCACGGCCGGAGAGGCCCAGGAGAACACCTCGCCGCTGTTCACACTGGACCGCACCCGCGAGCACCTCATGGCGGTCGACGCCACCATCAAGAGCTGCCTCAACTGGAACTACGGCGCCCGCGACAACCGGGTGTGGAGCCTGTACGAGAAGAACAAGGCCGCCCAGTGGAACGCCGCCACCGATATCGACTGGTCCCACGACGTGCGCTTCGGTGAGGAGTTCAGCGGCGCGAACGGCGCCGGCGTGGCCTCCTTCGTGGTCGGCAACGACAGTCCGGTGCCGCCGTCGATGCTCACCGCGTTCCGCTGGGAGTACCAGGCCTGGATGGTCAACCAGTTCCTGCACGGCGAACAGGGGGCGCTGGTGACCACGGCCCGCCTGGTGGAGACGGTTCCCGACCTGGAGTCCAAGGTGTACGCGGCCTCCCAGGTCGCCGACGAGGCCCGGCACGTGGAGGCGTACGCCCAGTACATCGACACCAAGCTGCAGGTGACCTACCCCGTCAACCCGGGGCTGCGGGCGCTGCTGGTGGAGCTGCTGTCGGAGTCCCGCTGGGACGTGGTCTACCTGGGCATGCAGGTGATCGTGGAGGGCCTGGCGCTGGCCGCCACCCGGCTGGCCAGCAGCGGCTTCGGCGACCCGATCATCACCTCGATCACCCGCATGATCGCCAAGGACGAGGCCAGGCACGTCGGCTTCGGCGTCGTCGCGCTGGGCGGCATGTACGGGCAGATGACCTCCGCCGAGCTGGCGGAGCGGGAGGCGTTCCTGCTGGAGGCGGTCCACCTGATGTCCCGCCGGTTCCTGATCCGCGAGGTGTGGGAACGGCTGGACCTGGACGTCGAGAAGGGCATCCACTTCGCCTTCCACGACCCGATGATGTTCGGCTACCGGCAGCTGCTCTTCCAGCAGGTGATCCACGTGCTGCGGCAGTTGGGCCTGCTCACCCCGAAACTGCGGGACCTGTTCCTGAGCGAGCGGCTGGCCAGGCCCGAGGTGTTCCGCACCGTCGCCTGA
- a CDS encoding acyl-CoA dehydrogenase family protein, whose protein sequence is MSHPQSVSRTVADLERFLGDPTSSPGPFGYAAIVEHEERGELPADAVAKAREWGFHAFMVPRALGGRLGSLEEVFAVTRSMSRRNLTVAVMFGSALLGVNPVWLWGSEEQRRRVADGLLSGELACFAVSEPDHGSDLQANETVAADADGSGELALTGGKWPVGNATRARFVTVYAQLPGRGQSLVLVDKEYLAEGSWTNRPFVRTLGLRGHDLSGIDFHDARVPADAVLGRRGAGLVEVLKALQITRTAIGALSLGTMDAALRIGMRHARDRILYGAPILRLPVINELLTGAHLDLLIAECTALPVARSLSVAPSRLSLWSSVVKYLVPVLGEEVVGDVGRVLGARSYLAEGVAHGVFQKLQRDHAIASVFEGTTHVNLHAIAAQLPRVAAVAGQPMPNGAAVLRTLFDRSQDAPQWQPDGNRLQLTNATEDEITRSWSEAAAEVNRRAQECADPADSRELTGVVTALTARRGDFYRGLAANAPDAASVRAQRDAAEHCVHHAAASCVLTWLHNTGADGRVSDPGWLILVLQRLLGRLQPGVELSQAHLTGFEKAMTDAEAPGWFGVDRFLPLPAAGPDGADTAGDGGR, encoded by the coding sequence ATGTCCCACCCGCAGTCCGTGAGCCGGACCGTCGCCGATCTGGAGCGGTTCCTCGGCGACCCGACGAGCTCGCCGGGCCCCTTCGGCTACGCCGCGATCGTCGAGCACGAGGAGCGCGGCGAACTGCCGGCCGACGCCGTGGCGAAGGCCAGGGAGTGGGGCTTCCACGCCTTCATGGTGCCGCGCGCCCTGGGCGGCAGGCTGGGCAGTCTGGAGGAGGTCTTCGCGGTCACCCGCAGCATGTCGCGGCGCAACCTGACGGTCGCGGTGATGTTCGGCTCGGCGCTGCTCGGGGTGAACCCGGTCTGGCTCTGGGGCAGCGAGGAGCAGCGCCGCCGCGTCGCCGACGGGCTGCTGTCGGGGGAGTTGGCCTGCTTCGCCGTCTCCGAGCCCGACCACGGCAGCGACCTGCAGGCCAACGAGACGGTCGCGGCGGACGCCGACGGCAGCGGCGAGCTGGCGCTGACCGGCGGCAAGTGGCCGGTCGGCAACGCCACCCGGGCCCGCTTCGTCACCGTCTACGCGCAGCTGCCCGGCCGTGGGCAGAGCCTGGTGCTGGTCGACAAGGAGTATCTGGCGGAGGGCAGTTGGACCAACCGTCCGTTCGTCCGCACGCTCGGCCTGCGCGGCCACGACCTCAGCGGCATCGACTTCCACGACGCACGCGTGCCCGCCGACGCGGTGCTCGGGCGTCGCGGCGCCGGGCTGGTGGAGGTGCTCAAGGCCCTGCAGATCACCCGCACCGCGATCGGCGCGCTGTCGCTCGGCACCATGGACGCCGCACTGCGGATCGGGATGCGCCACGCCCGGGACCGGATCCTCTACGGCGCGCCGATCCTGCGGCTGCCGGTCATCAACGAGCTGCTGACCGGCGCACATCTGGACCTGCTGATCGCCGAGTGCACCGCGCTGCCGGTGGCCCGCTCGCTGTCCGTGGCGCCCTCACGGCTCAGCCTGTGGTCCTCGGTGGTGAAGTACCTGGTCCCGGTGCTGGGCGAGGAGGTGGTCGGGGACGTGGGCCGGGTGCTCGGTGCCCGGAGCTACCTCGCCGAGGGCGTCGCCCACGGCGTGTTCCAGAAGCTGCAGCGCGACCACGCGATCGCCAGCGTCTTCGAGGGCACCACCCACGTCAACCTGCACGCGATCGCGGCCCAGCTGCCGCGCGTCGCGGCCGTGGCCGGACAGCCGATGCCGAACGGGGCGGCGGTGCTGCGCACCCTCTTCGACCGCTCGCAGGACGCCCCGCAGTGGCAGCCTGACGGCAACAGGCTGCAGCTCACCAATGCCACCGAGGACGAGATCACCCGCTCCTGGAGCGAGGCGGCGGCCGAGGTGAACCGTCGCGCGCAGGAGTGCGCCGACCCGGCCGACAGCCGCGAGCTGACCGGCGTCGTCACCGCGCTCACGGCCCGCAGGGGGGACTTCTACCGGGGTCTGGCCGCGAACGCCCCGGACGCCGCCTCGGTCCGGGCCCAGCGGGACGCGGCCGAGCACTGCGTCCACCACGCCGCCGCGTCGTGCGTGCTGACCTGGCTGCACAACACGGGCGCCGACGGCCGCGTCTCCGATCCTGGCTGGCTGATCCTGGTGCTCCAGCGGCTGCTGGGCCGCCTGCAGCCGGGCGTCGAGCTCAGCCAGGCCCATCTGACCGGCTTCGAGAAGGCGATGACCGACGCCGAGGCTCCCGGCTGGTTCGGCGTGGACCGGTTCCTGCCGCTCCCCGCCGCGGGCCCCGACGGTGCGGACACCGCCGGTGACGGCGGTCGCTGA
- a CDS encoding 4'-phosphopantetheinyl transferase family protein, which translates to MTAVAEPQGTAGCDADRGASGTWPTPRRHDASLGTGPLRPPGPGDPPQLWLVDADDTREGDLALLDAAERAQAAELRLPAARRAYLAGHAALRRLLGRYTATPPARVRLGHEACPLCGGPHGRPRPVTGALHFSLSRADGLTLLAFAAVPVGVDLEAVPRASAVPALSRRLHPAEQAELASLPPSDRPRALTRAWVRKEALLKGLGTGLARPLDRDYVGTGTGPPPSPLPGWTLHDVPCPRGLLAAVAPASREA; encoded by the coding sequence GTGACGGCGGTCGCTGAGCCGCAGGGCACGGCCGGGTGCGACGCCGACCGCGGCGCATCCGGCACGTGGCCGACCCCGCGACGGCACGACGCCTCCCTGGGAACGGGCCCGCTGCGTCCGCCCGGCCCCGGCGACCCGCCGCAGCTCTGGCTCGTCGACGCGGACGACACGCGCGAGGGCGACCTCGCGCTGCTCGACGCCGCAGAACGCGCCCAGGCGGCGGAACTGCGCCTTCCCGCCGCCCGCCGCGCCTACCTGGCCGGCCACGCCGCCCTGCGCCGGCTCCTCGGCCGCTACACCGCGACGCCTCCGGCCCGGGTCCGCCTGGGCCACGAGGCCTGCCCGCTCTGCGGCGGCCCGCACGGCCGTCCCCGCCCGGTCACCGGGGCGCTCCACTTCTCGCTGTCCCGGGCGGACGGGCTGACCCTGCTGGCCTTCGCCGCCGTGCCGGTCGGCGTGGACCTCGAGGCCGTGCCCCGCGCCTCGGCCGTGCCCGCGCTCTCCCGGCGTCTGCATCCGGCCGAGCAGGCCGAGTTGGCGTCCCTCCCGCCGTCCGACCGCCCGCGGGCGCTGACTCGGGCGTGGGTGCGCAAGGAGGCCCTGCTCAAGGGTCTGGGTACCGGCCTGGCGCGCCCCCTGGACCGCGACTACGTCGGCACCGGCACCGGGCCCCCACCCTCCCCGCTGCCCGGCTGGACCCTCCACGACGTCCCCTGCCCCCGCGGCCTCCTCGCCGCGGTGGCGCCGGCTTCCCGGGAGGCCTGA
- a CDS encoding VOC family protein codes for MSSLVHSITFDAGDAYTLAGFWSVVTGWPLGADDFPGDPAACLAPPDGNGPRLLFITVPEGKSAKNRVHLDLVPADRTRDEEVGRLLALGATLHEDHRRPDGTGWVTLLDPDGNELCVERSQAERTA; via the coding sequence TTGAGCTCCCTCGTCCACAGCATCACCTTCGACGCCGGCGACGCCTACACGCTGGCCGGCTTCTGGTCCGTCGTCACCGGCTGGCCGCTCGGGGCCGACGACTTCCCCGGCGACCCCGCGGCCTGCCTCGCCCCGCCGGACGGGAACGGGCCCCGGCTGCTCTTCATCACCGTTCCCGAGGGCAAGAGCGCCAAGAACCGCGTCCACCTCGACCTCGTGCCCGCCGACCGGACCCGCGACGAGGAGGTCGGCCGCCTTCTCGCCCTCGGCGCGACCCTCCACGAGGACCACCGCCGCCCCGACGGCACCGGTTGGGTCACCCTGCTGGACCCGGACGGCAACGAGCTCTGCGTCGAGCGCAGCCAGGCCGAGCGAACCGCCTGA
- a CDS encoding ATP-binding protein, which produces MNWLIHDYREDDLAAVVHLIDSTAGLGQESVFSLAECIAALTSRQPAVVAVHDGMPIGAALAQVAGGGERAWVMRIAIAPAWRGRGLPSALLRELERRLVDARVRRIAYVLPEEELLGEGLRNAGYERRPAAAYFEKTEPAAGSAAGSLEELGGRVLSGDLWHQVAGMTAEKDLIERRIVLPLAEPERAARHGVRPPRAITLFGPPGTGKTTFARAIASRLGWPFVELLPSRLADEGNLAAALRSAFHRIGELERVLVFIDEVEEIAPVRGEAGAGGAGAAGGGLHAMHGVTNELLKLIPGFRERDGRLLVCATNSVRSIDPAFLRTGRFDYVIPIGTPDDAARAAIWSRYAPALGRTDVDVAALVAASERFSPADIEHAARLAAQTAFERDDAEAGASTADYLDAIAASRPTVTTAMVEAFRADIGSHARL; this is translated from the coding sequence GTGAACTGGCTCATCCACGACTACCGCGAGGACGACCTGGCCGCCGTCGTCCACCTGATCGACAGCACGGCCGGACTCGGCCAGGAGTCCGTGTTCTCGCTGGCCGAGTGCATCGCCGCGCTGACCTCGCGGCAGCCCGCCGTGGTGGCCGTGCACGACGGCATGCCGATCGGGGCCGCGCTGGCGCAGGTCGCGGGCGGCGGCGAGCGCGCCTGGGTGATGCGGATCGCGATCGCCCCCGCCTGGCGCGGCCGCGGCCTGCCGAGCGCGCTGCTGCGCGAGCTGGAGCGGCGGCTGGTGGACGCGCGGGTGCGCCGGATCGCCTACGTGCTGCCCGAGGAGGAGCTGCTCGGCGAGGGGCTGCGCAATGCCGGCTACGAACGCCGTCCGGCCGCCGCGTACTTCGAGAAGACCGAGCCGGCCGCCGGCTCCGCGGCGGGCTCGCTGGAGGAGCTCGGCGGACGGGTGCTGAGCGGGGACCTCTGGCACCAGGTCGCCGGGATGACCGCGGAGAAGGACCTGATCGAGCGCCGGATCGTGCTGCCGCTCGCCGAGCCGGAGCGCGCCGCCCGGCACGGGGTGAGGCCGCCGCGTGCGATCACCCTCTTCGGGCCGCCCGGCACCGGCAAGACCACCTTCGCCCGCGCCATCGCCTCCCGCCTCGGCTGGCCCTTCGTCGAGCTGCTGCCCTCCCGACTGGCCGACGAGGGCAATCTGGCCGCGGCGCTGCGCAGCGCGTTCCACCGGATCGGCGAACTGGAACGGGTGCTGGTCTTCATCGACGAGGTCGAGGAGATCGCCCCGGTGCGCGGCGAGGCCGGGGCGGGCGGCGCGGGCGCGGCCGGGGGCGGCCTGCACGCCATGCACGGGGTGACCAACGAACTGCTCAAGCTGATCCCGGGCTTCCGCGAGCGCGACGGCAGGCTGCTGGTCTGCGCGACCAACTCGGTGCGCTCGATCGATCCCGCGTTCCTGCGCACCGGCCGCTTCGACTACGTCATCCCGATCGGCACCCCGGACGACGCCGCGCGCGCGGCGATCTGGTCCCGCTACGCGCCCGCGCTCGGCCGGACCGACGTGGACGTGGCCGCGCTCGTCGCGGCGAGCGAGCGCTTCTCCCCCGCCGACATCGAGCACGCCGCGCGGCTGGCTGCGCAGACCGCGTTCGAGCGGGACGACGCGGAGGCCGGGGCGAGCACGGCCGACTATCTGGACGCGATCGCCGCCAGCCGACCCACCGTCACCACCGCGATGGTCGAGGCCTTCCGCGCCGACATCGGCTCCCACGCCCGGCTGTGA